The proteins below come from a single Asterias rubens chromosome 9, eAstRub1.3, whole genome shotgun sequence genomic window:
- the LOC117294465 gene encoding uncharacterized protein LOC117294465 isoform X1 codes for MQAPYSLTGYRVQVYRLGSTTQWFSAVITGHDLYTRELIVMDDTVLESHTENPALVQMVFLDDVVSSLLKGENVGITPRRRVNAANTAQTANTGTFSRTTPRSHSPSQASSQLPLPSKKKTPRSKLADVPEVNKDKDKEEKEKDKEKITKEKSSSNHKPKKERKRKPCDPVTTEDPKKVTSPPKRHRSRSASSESSLDKEKVKEKEKGQDEAEKSKEEDPSLKEDLKVEKILLSKEDKKKEKEEQKRDNKEEKKSKEDKKEKKERKHHHHHSSRSPDHEKHSSRHRSKSRKHGNEERKSETKDNTSLVASEGRDIAHTERKHHKSKHKSKNREPKAKVDCEPTSSDIQKETPTSTVVEDDTPKLFLSTSMPRVSNFISQCVANIITREVTRDLDTSKHQLASSKDSQTRVWAPPKVSELDAATTTTVGLVTACISSTVNTESVTTASSTASNTSTPTLWNSPTHDTVPVLPTSNPLSQNSEADTVTELPSSGETIPLRSETEEEEGRERIQQEILKAVSESSHDQRRDSDTDEICSKEPNTATSHQSDETREAADSRRESEDSESRLRRDDLHSNSRPSSAKLTFSVAEPVQVYRDPSLVDTSVRHIESIQHFQHFNREHTPSPSHKLLSHSPHSTLRATPTAIGVKPTPFVPSAAIPSVGHIPAHHSLQRHPMFSQVHMYPHPLPPHGLANYPAPPHLAALEQQHLHPPHVAGFIHQDSIARLRPQLAYPTLISPQLVAQLQAQGLHPGISTSQLQSLWQQQQQQQQQHAASLGMPTAWVVHPEELTHMHQQQQQQEKAQQAQGQVLSSQSHPDSKLHTPRPTSQPPHQAATAQRDNARDSTVRHYQEYPPTDAQALVQRHFQESLRKLQVPFSFNTSSPTSSVGSITTGTAIPKREGHVMKDPLERQLSSDKFDPEERTRREREEKELEWQRLQRDKELKQLQQQRERELERRLQPDKGQHSLSQMERDRYLKMHSSDSQARLHEDQLYHKAYLARTSESERLQRLEKDHNTAIDLKMKTDESRGREGHGFKVYQPTPKQEGQVPYYGTAPVRYEDSRSGVPIRTEQSKHIPAFHVKSESLVGYQPFRHAMTSGSNAEKTGLEGDKSPLDSKQNIAYLTRTADPLRTGSITSGLPVKAAAASRKDIPTPPPLRRDPDPIKGGEAGPHITSVIQARDYSGRPPMYTVAGGSSQHPASQAGKPVYAKEGMDLRVGDNAHNVPVITHSSIGKPPPLHGQPGQSMANSNRNSGLQPQSPLRVQTPQQLSAAALQPIELQKSGKSPSGYPQSTTTHSPYTVPTGQTSLLMSALRPNDVNRQGDYQQSPDGARNAETPAGKRKSGGSGGNANRKRPKVKGKPEAGEEASTALNSNTEEQKQSGAYFGDYYKTFVMDARNSQITGGSAAEAQSREAARNNENVELKIEKVDQYRLGLDPNAPMPFLGDRFNNGAMSDSDSTRSCSPKATGSESSDGRSVKTASPNRSGGHVNLKKAWLQRHSEDSHTSTFIPSSGTTSTLTERKLYELGVKTPNSDSLKMLDSQTKERVAQSIPNGHMQQAGFLNNRTGDNKPLSAVTLADIPKSSVPDHVYDFDNSSTCSDSSTTSKGRAKRSRESKHVKKHRERKKHCGAGERKSKHNNDSSKDHNKGRGNALLDKEEENDYDGFKNFGMIPEGERTNELKLPAIMDRFIQAPKKRIVTRARKEKDKFDALNVSRALIKPSIAKLKKSGEPFLQDGACCAVTPSLMKCRECRMKPSSKQSKMNIFCRFYAFRRLRYSKNGNLTIAGFSEPSHCQPEDLTPWLPCPDADCQLDIETSKYILKKVGDQFCELVEQEHQAQSWSSTPDKIAWKRAVTGVREMCDTCDTTLFNIHWTCPKCGFVVCLDCYKQKKNPVTKAKGKARPSLVWLKCIKDQPHQLDSLILTQIIPGSALWDVGMLVHQMRNKWNIAASCPCSKRSREVNSPDKVPAINGVSPVVLNNKTPSESSKSEPSDSGNSTPIHSNSRSPKAPKLTTFPSASPLDVLANVATSAQSESTKRFTNSSPTSYEQSQTDTKASMPTTDKVSRTDAESNKAEACSTLRELLTKTAGKLGRPTGGMDGSAYLMTAFLPRGDTINKKSTRTMTSTFNDIIATVVEQNISAPALNKHDRGQIKMPTRPASQQTIPVELPQTIYSTNPPLKPESPPVGVVAVNATTAAGEATILPQGRQTLTESSVEYPDVPHSWLCDGRLLRLHDSSHKGNLRIFQEQWRRGVPVLVSGVRKLLDEQLWHPTFFNTKFGELTNDLIDCHTGNVIQGAPMKDFWDGFEDVHNRLETKHGKPFILKLKDWPPAEDFAELLPDHFQDLMRNLPLPEYTRRDGRLNISSRLPDFFVKPDLGPKMYNAYGLATRPKEGTTNLHLDISDAVNVMVYVGDNKNIQNGKVASEISQDILDAIDEVCNDEQTKQRVRENNERPGAIWHLFRADDADKIRELLTKVAKEQGQDVPDDHDPIHDQSWYLDEDLLDRLFREFGVQGWPILQCMGDAVFIPAGAPHQVRNLHSCIKVAEDFVSPEHISNCFQLTHEFRRLSNAHSNHEDKLQIKNIIFHAVKDAVGVLMNQEKQQPSNGSPR; via the exons AAAAAATCACTAAAGAAAAGTCCTCCAGCAACCACAAGCCGAAGAAAGAGCGAAAGCGCAAACCCTGTGATCCCGTAACGACTGAAGATCCCAAGAAAGTGACATCCCCACCCAAGAGGCATCGGTCTAGATCAGCTAGCTCAGAGTCATCGCTGGACAAAGAGAAAGTTAAAGAGAAAGAGAAAGGACAAGACGAGGCCGAGAAATCCAAGGAGGAAGACCCAAGTTTAAAGGAGGATTTAAAGGTTGAGAAGATTCTTCTCAGCAAAGAGgacaagaagaaagaaaaagaggaGCAGAAGCGGGATAACAAAGAGGAGAAGAAGTCCAAAGAGGACAAAAAGGAAAAGAAGGAGCGCAAACATCATCACCATCATTCTTCCCGCTCGCCGGATCACGAGAAACACTCGAGCCGCCATCGGAGCAAGTCGCGCAAGCACGGCAACGAGGAGAGGAAATCTGAAACCAAAGACAACACAAGCCTTGTTGCTAGTGAGGGTAGGGACATTGCACACACTGAGAGGAAACACCACAAAAGCAAACACAAGTCCAAAAACAGGGAGCCCAAAGCAAAGGTGGATTGTGAACCGACATCCTCCGACATTCAAAAGGAAACCCCTACCTCCACTGTTGTTGAGGACGACACACCAAAGTTATTTTTGTCCACGTCCATGCCTAGAGTCTCCAACTTTATTTCGCAGTGTGTTGCTAATATCATAACAAGGGAGGTGACACGAGATTTGGACACAAGCAAGCATCAACTTGCTTCCAGCAAAGACTCACAAACAAGAGTGTGGGCACCACCCAAAGTGTCTGAGCTTGATGCAGCAACTACGACCACAGTTGGACTTGTGACTGCTTGCATCTCGTCAACGGTGAATACCGAATCAGTAACCACTGCCTCCTCTACTGCTAGCAACACCTCCACACCTACTCTCTGGAATAGTCCAACACACGACACTGTCCCTGTGTTGCCAACAAGTAATCCCCTCAGTCAGAACTCTGAAGCCGACACAGTGACTGAGCTTCCCTCTTCTGGGGAGACCATACCTCTTAGATCGGAGACAGAAGAGGAAGAAGGGAGAGAAAGAATTCAGCAAGAAATACTTAAGGCAGTATCGGAGTCAAGCCACGATCAGAGGAGAGACTCGGACACTGACGAAATTTGCAGCAAAGAGCCCAACACTGCTACCTCTCACCAATCGGACGAGACGAGAGAAGCGGCTGACTCCAGAAGAGAATCAGAGGATTCAGAATCCAGGTTGAGAAGAGACGATCTCCACTCGAACAGTCGTCCATCAAGTGCCAAATTGACCTTTAGCGTCGCAGAGCCAGTTCAAGTGTACAGGGACCCTAGCCTGGTAGACACATCGGTGAGGCACATCGAATCTATCCAGCACTTCCAACATTTTAACCGTGAGCACACCCCTTCCCCTAGCCACAAGCTCTTAAGTCACTCACCTCACAGTACTCTGCGGGCAACGCCGACGGCAATCGGGGTAAAACCTACTCCTTTTGTGCCGTCGGCAGCCATCCCTTCAGTAGGCCACATTCCAGCGCATCACTCCTTACAGCGCCATCCAATGTTTTCCCAGGTTCACATGTATCCGCACCCACTGCCCCCTCATGGACTGGCCAACTACCCTGCCCCGCCACACCTGGCAGCGTTGGAGCAGCAGCACCTTCATCCTCCCCATGTGGCAGGATTCATTCACCAGGATTCCATAGCCCGTCTAAGACCTCAGCTGGCGTACCCGACTCTCATCAGCCCTCAGCTCGTGGCGCAACTTCAGGCGCAGGGGCTCCATCCGGGGATATCAACATCGCAGCTTCAGTCGTTgtggcagcagcagcagcaacagcagcagcagcatgcAGCGTCGCTTGGGATGCCCACTGCCTGGGTCGTGCATCCTGAGGAACTGACTCACATGCaccaacagcagcaacagcaggaGAAGGCGCAGCAAGCTCAAGGCCAGGTACTCTCTTCGCAGTCGCATCCGGACAGTAAGCTGCACACGCCCAGGCCAACATCTCAACCTCCACACCAAGCAGCGACTGCACAACGGGATAATGCTAGAGATTCTACCGTCAGACATTACCAG GAATACCCTCCAACTGATGCGCAGGCCCTCGTTCAGCGCCACTTCCAGGAGTCGCTGCGTAAACTTCAAGTCCCGTTTTCATTCAATACCTCCTCTCCTACTAGCTCAGTGGGAAGTATCACCACAGGGACGGCGATACCCAAGAGAGAAGGCCATGTTATGAAGGATCCTCTCGAAAGACAG TTGTCATCAGACAAGTTTGACCCGGAGGAGAGGACAAGGCGAGAACGAGAAGAGAAAGAGCTGGAATGGCAGAGATTACAGCGAGACAAGGAGTTGAAACAACTCCAGCAACAGAGGGAGCGAGAGCTTGAACGGAGACTACAACCGGACAAAGGACAG CACTCGCTGAGTCAGATGGAGAGAGACCGCTACTTGAAGATGCACTCATCGGATAGCCAAGCCCGCCTCCATGAGGACCAACTCTACCACAAGGCTTACCTCGCCCGCACCTCGGAGAGTGAGAGACTGCAGAGACTGGAGAAGGACCACAACACAGCTATCGACCTGAAAATGAAAACAGACGAGAGTCGTGGCAGAGAAGGCCACGGGTTTAAGGTCTACCAGCCCACACCCAAGCAAGAGGGCCAGGTGCCGTACTACGGGACGGCGCCCGTAAGGTACGAGGACTCCCGTTCAGGAGTACCGATAAGAACTGAGCAGTCCAAGCACATTCCTGCCTTCCATGTCAAGAGTGAATCTCTGGTCGGGTACCAACCGTTCAGGCATGCTATGACTAGCGGTAGTAATGCAGAAAAGACTGGACTGGAAGGGGATAAATCGCCGCTTGATAGCAAGCAAAACATTGCGTATTTAACGAGAACTGCAGACCCGCTGCGGACGGGGAGCATAACCTCTGGGTTGCCCGTCAAAGCAGCAGCTGCATCCAGGAAGGATATCCCCACACCCCCGCCTCTGAGGAGAGACCCGGACCCCATCAAAGGCGGAGAAGCAGGACCCCATATAACGAGTGTTATTCAGGCTAGAGATTATTCAGGGCGTCCACCAATGTACACGGTTGCCGGAGGTTCCAGTCAGCATCCAGCCTCCCAGGCAGGCAAACCGGTGTATGCCAAGGAGGGTATGGATCTACGAGTTGGCGATAACGCCCACAATGTGCCGGTCATCACTCATAGCTCAATAGGGAAGCCACCTCCTCTGCACGGTCAGCCGGGTCAAAGTATGGCGAATTCGAATCGGAACAGTGGCCTACAACCCCAATCCCCGCTGCGCGTGCAAACTCCGCAGCAACTCTCTGCTGCTGCTCTACAGCCAATTGAATTGCAGAAATCCGGCAAGTCCCCGTCGGGTTACCCTCAGTCGACAACAACCCATTCCCCTTACACCGTGCCAACCGGACAGACCTCACTCTTAATGTCTGCCTTAAGACCCAATGATGTCAACCGCCAGGGCGATTACCAGCAGTCACCGGATGGAGCCAGAAATGCGGAGACGCCCGCTGGAAAACGCAAATCCGGTGGATCAGGCGGGAATGCGAACCGTAAGCGTCCCAAAGTCAAAGGCAAACCCGAAGCCGGAGAGGAAGCAAGTACAGCTTTGAACTCGAACACAGAGGAGCAAAAACAGAGTGGAGCCTACTTTGGCGATTATTACAAAACTTTTGTCATGGACGCGCGCAACAGTCAGATAACGGGAGGCTCAGCTGCTGAAGCTCAGAGTCGCGAGGCTGCCAGGAACAATGAAAATGTCGAACTCAAAATTGAGAAGGTAGATCAGTACCGCCTGGGTCTGGATCCCAACGCCCCTATGCCATTTCTAGGTGATAGGTTTAATAATGGAGCTATGTCAGACAGTGATAGTACCAGATCATGCTCCCCTAAGGCAACAGGCAGTGAGTCCTCCGACGGTCGGAGCGTCAAAACGGCCTCGCCCAACCGATCAGGAGGCCATGTGAATCTGAAGAAGGCTTGGCTACAGCGTCATTCAGAGGACAGTCATACCTCTACATTCATCCCGTCCAGCGGCACTACCAGTACTCTAACAGAGCGCAAACTGTACGAGCTTGGTGTTAAAACACCCAACAGTGACTCTCTTAAAATGCTCGACTCCCAGACCAAGGAGAGAGTAGCCCAGTCCATACCCAATGGCCATATGCAACAGGCCGGCTTCCTGAACAATCGGACTGGCGACAACAAGCCCCTCAGTGCCGTCACCCTTGCAGACATTCCAAAGAGCAGCGTCCCCGATCACGTCTATGACTTTGACAACTCGTCCACCTGCTCTGACAGCTCCACTACCTCTAAAGGTCGGGCCAAGCGGAGTAGAGAGTCCAAGCATGTCAAGAAGCACCGGGAACGCAAGAAGCACTGCGGAGCCGGCGAGCGCAAGAGTAAACACAACAACGACAGCAGTAAGGACCATAACAAGGGGAGAGGCAATGCTCTGTTGGACAAGGAAGAGGAAAACGACTACGATGGCTTCAAGAACTTTGGCATGATACCGGAGGGAGAGAGGACTAATGAATTAAAG CTACCAGCAATAATGGACCGTTTTATTCAAGCCCCTAAGAAGCGCATCGTAACGAGAGCACGCAAGGAGAAGGACAAATTTGACG CCCTCAACGTGTCCCGTGCCCTTATCAAACCCTCCATCGCCAAGCTGAAGAAATCTGGCGAGCCGTTCTTGCAGGATGGGGCCTGCTGCGCCGTAACGCCCAGCCTGATGAAGTGCAGGGAGTGTCGCATGAAACCCAGCTCTAAACAGTCCAAGATGAATATTTTCTGCCGGTTCTATGCATTTAGAAG ATTGCGATATTCCAAGAACGGTAACCTGACTATAGCTGGTTTCTCGGAGCCGAGCCATTGTCAACCGGAAGATCTGACCCCATGGTTGCCTTGCCCCGATGCTGATTGCCAACTAGACATCGAGACGTCCAAGTACATCTTGAAGAAGGTCGGGGATCAGTTCTGTGAGCTTGTGGAGCAAGAGCATCAGGCCCAGTCTTGGAGCTCAACACCAG ACAAGATAGCGTGGAAGAGAGCCGTGACAGGTGTAAGGGAGATGTGCGATACGTGCGACACGACGTTATTCAACATTCATTGGACCTGTCCAAAGTGTGGCTTTGTGGTGTGTTTAGATTGCTACAAGCAAAAGAAGAACCCCGTCACCAAAG cCAAGGGTAAAGCGAGACCAAGCCTGGTGTGGCTGAAATGCATCAAGGATCAACCTCATCAGCTGGACAGCCTCATCCTAACCCAGATCATCCCCGGCTCTG CTCTTTGGGACGTCGGGATGCTTGTTCATCAGATGCGAAATAAGTGGAACATCGCTGCCTCCTGTCCTTGTAGCAAGAGGTCAAGAGAGGTCAACTCACCCGACAAAGTGCCTGCCATTAATGGTGTCTCACCG gTTGTGTTGAATAATAAAACACCAAGTGAATCCAGTAAGAGCGAACCCAGTGATTCCGGTAACTCCACTCCGATTCACAGCAACTCCAGGAGTCCCAAAGCACCTAAGCTAACTACCTTCCCATCTGCCTCTCCGCTGGACGTCTTGGCCAACGTGGCTACATCAGCCCAGTCGGAGAGCACCAAACGCTTCACAAACTCCTCCCCCACGTCGTACGAGCAGTCGCAAACAGACACCAAGGCCTCAATGCCGACCACCGACAAAGTATCGCGGACGGATGCCGAGTCTAACAAGGCAGAAGCCTGCTCCACGTTACGTGAGCTCTTGACGAAGACTGCTGGTAAACTTGGACGTCCGACTGGAGGAATGGATGGATCCGCCTACCTCATGACCGCATTCCTCCCTAGAGGGGACACAATTAACAAGAAGTCTACCAGGACTATGACCAGCACCTTTAATGATATCATCGCAACCGTGGTGGAGCAGAATATTTCGGCGCCGGCGCTGAACAAACACGATCGCGGCCAGATCAAGATGCCAACCCGACCAGCCAGTCAGCAGACGATCCCAGTGGAGCTCCCTCAGACCATCTACTCCACCAATCCACCCCTGAAGCCAGAGTCTCCTCCTGTTGGTGTTGTCGCGGTGAACGCCACCACCGCTGCTGGTGAGGCTACCATTCTACCTCAGGGTAGACAGACATTGACGGAGTCTAGCGTGGAATACCCAGATGTGCCTCATTCTTGGCTCTGTGATGGCCGTCTGCTCAGGCTACATGATTCCTCTCATAAAGGCAACCTCAGGATCTTCCAGGAGCAGTGGAGAAGAGGCGTG CCTGTCCTTGTGAGTGGGGTCCGTAAACTACTCGATGAGCAACTGTGGCATCCAACGTTCTTCAATACAAAGTTTGGAGAGCTCACGAATGACCTGATCGATTGTCACACGGGCAATGTCATCCAGGGAGCACCCATGAAGGATTTCTGGGACGGCTTTGAAGACGTACACA ATCGTCTGGAGACCAAACACGGCAAACCGTTCATCCTGAAGCTGAAAGATTGGCCGCCGGCCGAAGACTTTGCAGAGTTATTGCCAGACCACTTCCAGGATCTGATGAGGAATCTACCACTGCCTGAATACACCAGACGAGACGGACGTCTTAATATCTCATCTAGGCTGCCAGATTTCTTCGTCAAACCGGACTTGGGACCCAAGATGTATAATGCATACG gTCTCGCTACACGTCCAAAGGAAGGCACTACTAACCTGCACTTGGACATCTCCGACGCGGTCAACGTCATGGTGTACGTCGGCGACAACAAGAACATTCAGAACGGCAAGGTGGCCAGCGAGATCTCTCAAGACATCCTGGATGCCATTGATGAGGTGTGTAACGACGAGCAGACCAAGCAACGTGTCCGAGAGAACAACGAAAGGCCCGGCGCCATCTGGCATCTGTTCCGCGCCGACGACGCCGATAAGATCAGGGAGCTGTTGACCAAAGTGGCGAAGGAGCAGGGACAGGACGTCCCCGATGACCACGATCCGATCCACGACCAGAGCTGGTATCTGGATGAGGACCTGTTGGATCGTCTGTTCAGAGAGTTTGGCGTACAGGGCTGGCCAATACTACAGTGCATGGGAGATGCAGTCTTCATCCCAGCTGGGGCTCCCCATCAG GTGAGGAACCTTCACTCCTGCATCAAAGTAGCAGAGGACTTTGTGTCCCCGGAGCACATCTCCAACTGCTTCCAGCTCACCCATGAGTTCCGTCGACTCAGTAACGCCCACTCCAACCACGAGGACAAACTACAAATCAAAAATATCATCTTCCACGCCGTTAAGGACGCCGTCGGGGTCTTGATGAACCAGGAGAAGCAGCAACCGAGTAATGGGTCACCACGGTGA